From Luteococcus japonicus, one genomic window encodes:
- a CDS encoding YhgE/Pip domain-containing protein: MQIPTFHTERLNSHIPLRRGTLLALVLVPALLASVLLGAAWGRDSRLSRITAAVVNSDQAVKVNGETVPMGRQLAAEIVAKQSKNITWVLSDPSDAAQGLASGEYAAVVTIPENFSAAATSVKDADTAKQATIDVQTSPASAVQDAEIARQVADLAAQSTNATLTGGYLGNIYVGFNTMGKQLTTIGKGAGQLADGAEQLGDGTAKAAGGAGQLGKGMAELDANGAKLVDGGNQLASGATQLSDGVGAYTQGAGQVVDGIGQLAGGINQLEAGLASGGDSKQFAQLGQLKSGAQQVASGAAGLSTGLGTYQDQLVAWRDGKAPIPQQVLDAYTEQFDAQCAAQIADGLRTALSPENVAQYGAQMRKQLATSLDQLPPQVALTPEQKAAILANAKLPENQQLAKMLADPKLAKQISDAVCPEVQKAAQPVFEGGFKAGTGTAAAALDVKDPETGQSLKSGAAALSTGAGQLSAGVTKLVDELPKQIAAQLAELKAGVKKLSDGADTLATKSQQLKTGGGELATGASTLASGAGEYAAGVGKYTDGVHQANAGTQELASGMTQLATGSAKLATGTRTFADKVSDGAKQVPSYSEAQREKLSSIVATPVTGGADGITTPLKQTATLLLVLGSWLGALAIWLLMRPVASRTLTSSRPSWQLAAATMVPGAVVALGQSVLLGVLGSMGMDLSFGRGVRLTAFLALVGLAFTAINHALAAWFGGIGRAVSVLLVTVTAAVGVVSAVPELFTSIHAFSPLAPALRGLRSIVTGAPMGVGPVGSLLVLWLLASVACLLAVTRRRRLTPAKYRKAAGSVGS, encoded by the coding sequence ATGCAGATCCCCACCTTCCACACCGAACGCCTCAACAGCCACATCCCGCTACGCCGTGGCACCCTGCTCGCGCTCGTCCTGGTGCCGGCGCTGCTGGCCAGCGTGCTGCTCGGGGCGGCCTGGGGGCGTGACTCGCGCCTGTCCCGGATCACCGCCGCCGTGGTGAACTCCGACCAGGCCGTCAAGGTCAACGGGGAGACCGTCCCGATGGGCCGGCAGCTGGCCGCCGAGATCGTCGCCAAGCAGTCGAAGAACATCACCTGGGTGCTCAGCGACCCGTCGGATGCCGCGCAAGGCCTTGCCAGCGGCGAGTACGCGGCGGTGGTGACCATCCCGGAGAACTTCTCCGCCGCGGCCACCAGCGTCAAGGACGCGGACACCGCGAAGCAGGCCACCATCGACGTCCAGACCTCCCCGGCCTCCGCCGTGCAGGACGCGGAGATCGCCCGGCAGGTGGCGGACCTGGCGGCGCAGAGCACCAATGCGACCCTCACCGGCGGCTACCTGGGCAACATCTACGTCGGTTTCAACACCATGGGCAAGCAGCTGACCACCATCGGCAAGGGTGCCGGCCAGCTCGCCGACGGCGCCGAACAGCTCGGCGACGGCACGGCCAAGGCGGCCGGTGGCGCCGGGCAGCTGGGCAAGGGAATGGCCGAACTCGACGCCAATGGCGCCAAGCTCGTCGACGGCGGCAACCAGCTCGCCTCGGGTGCCACCCAGCTCAGCGACGGCGTCGGGGCCTACACACAGGGCGCCGGACAGGTCGTCGACGGGATCGGTCAACTGGCCGGCGGCATCAACCAGTTGGAGGCCGGGCTGGCCTCCGGTGGGGACTCGAAGCAGTTCGCGCAGCTCGGACAGCTGAAGAGCGGCGCACAGCAGGTGGCCAGCGGCGCCGCCGGCCTCTCTACCGGTCTGGGCACCTACCAGGACCAGCTCGTCGCCTGGCGCGACGGCAAGGCGCCCATCCCGCAGCAGGTGCTCGACGCCTACACCGAGCAGTTCGATGCCCAGTGCGCCGCGCAGATCGCCGACGGCCTGCGCACCGCCCTCTCGCCGGAGAATGTCGCACAGTACGGGGCCCAGATGCGCAAACAACTGGCCACCAGCCTGGACCAGCTGCCGCCGCAGGTGGCGCTCACCCCCGAGCAGAAGGCCGCCATCCTGGCCAATGCGAAGCTCCCGGAGAACCAGCAGCTCGCCAAGATGCTGGCAGACCCCAAGCTGGCCAAGCAGATCTCCGACGCCGTGTGCCCCGAGGTGCAGAAGGCTGCACAACCCGTCTTCGAAGGCGGTTTCAAGGCCGGCACCGGCACCGCCGCTGCCGCGCTGGACGTCAAGGACCCCGAGACCGGGCAGAGCCTGAAGTCCGGTGCCGCCGCCCTGTCCACCGGGGCGGGGCAGCTGTCCGCGGGAGTGACGAAGCTCGTCGACGAACTCCCGAAGCAGATCGCCGCACAGCTCGCCGAACTCAAGGCCGGGGTGAAGAAGCTCTCCGACGGCGCCGACACCCTGGCCACGAAGTCCCAACAGCTCAAGACCGGCGGTGGCGAACTGGCCACCGGCGCCTCGACCCTGGCCTCCGGAGCCGGGGAGTATGCAGCGGGCGTGGGCAAGTACACCGACGGCGTCCACCAGGCCAATGCCGGTACCCAGGAACTGGCCTCCGGCATGACCCAACTGGCCACCGGCAGCGCCAAGCTCGCCACCGGCACCCGCACCTTCGCCGACAAGGTCTCCGACGGTGCCAAGCAGGTGCCGAGCTACTCCGAGGCACAGCGGGAGAAGCTGTCCAGCATCGTCGCCACCCCCGTCACGGGAGGGGCCGACGGCATCACCACCCCGCTGAAGCAGACCGCCACGCTCCTGCTGGTGCTCGGCTCCTGGCTGGGGGCGCTGGCGATCTGGCTGCTGATGCGTCCGGTGGCTTCGCGCACGCTCACCTCGTCGCGTCCCAGCTGGCAGCTTGCCGCCGCGACGATGGTGCCCGGTGCCGTCGTGGCGCTGGGGCAGTCGGTGCTGCTGGGGGTTCTGGGATCCATGGGCATGGACCTGTCCTTCGGACGCGGGGTGCGGCTGACCGCCTTCCTGGCGCTCGTCGGGCTGGCCTTCACCGCCATCAACCATGCACTGGCGGCCTGGTTCGGCGGCATCGGCCGTGCCGTGTCCGTGCTGCTGGTGACGGTGACGGCCGCCGTCGGTGTGGTGTCCGCGGTGCCGGAACTGTTCACCTCCATCCACGCCTTCTCCCCGCTGGCGCCGGCATTGCGGGGGCTGCGTTCCATCGTCACCGGGGCCCCGATGGGCGTCGGGCCGGTGGGAAGTCTGTTGGTGCTGTGGTTGCTGGCCTCGGTGGCCTGCCTGTTGGCGGTCACCCGCCGTCGTCGCCTGACTCCCGCGAAGTACCGCAAGGCCGCTGGAAGCGTCGGCAGCTGA
- a CDS encoding MMPL family transporter, producing the protein MSSFLYRLGRACHRHHRRVVALWLAVLVLVGALAGLAGGKYSDNFSIPGAPSQVALDKLRLTFPQAAAVTANALVVLPGGTTTAAPAVRAGIEKVVKDLGADPVVDQVTSPYNEMIDGLISDDQRVAMVQLQLKGSMETITDADRERLLELGDRVQADLPPGSELHLGGQAFSIEVPTMTATEGLGLIVALVVLFVTLGSMIAAGLPLLTAVLGVGISMALIILAAGLADVNSTTPMLAVMLGLAVGIDYALFILSRHREQLRGTDESPGLDPEESTAQAVATAGSAVVFAGLTVCIALIGLGLANIPFLTVMGAFAAVAVALAVVIALTLLPALMGMLGERMRPRQKAAKKQRPAARRNIFDWWVRLVTRVPVLTVLLVTVGLGALSVPAANLQMSLPNSGQQSAGSPARVEYDLVAKHFGPGFNGPLIVTADILASNDPMGLMNKLKADIEATPGVEKVLLAVPNRNADTGFVQVIPTTAPDDPATAELVQRLVDKHETWLTTPGVETAITGSTAIQIDVSQRLANALLPFGIFVVGLSFVLLMMVFRSVWVPVKATIGYLLSVGAAFGATQLVFNEGIGAQVINLEKAAPIISFMPIVIMGILFGLAMDYEVFLVSRMREDYVHALRRDPGLDKHVAARQAILSGFRGSAPVVTAAAVIMFAVFAFFVPEGMGPIKQIAFGLALGVAVDAFLVRMTLVPAVLQLLGARAWWLPRWLDKALPVLDVEGEALHRELELSDWPTPEHTEALHAEDLRIEGIVGATSLHLDPGQVAVIQGDSYPRRALMLALSGRLDATDGRARIAGHLLPGRAADVRQATCFLQANSASGLRHDLAAALRRNPRVVFVEGADALAGPDLAALDEAIAAIPEAAFVLGLHDRDAVARWKPQRTIILDTGSEPAVTPARQLVESK; encoded by the coding sequence ATGTCTTCCTTCCTCTACCGCCTCGGCCGTGCCTGCCATCGTCACCACCGACGCGTCGTGGCGCTCTGGCTCGCCGTGCTGGTGCTCGTCGGCGCCCTGGCCGGGCTGGCGGGGGGCAAGTACAGCGACAACTTCTCCATTCCAGGAGCACCGTCGCAGGTGGCCCTGGACAAGCTGCGCCTGACCTTCCCGCAAGCCGCGGCGGTCACGGCCAATGCCCTGGTCGTGCTCCCCGGAGGAACGACGACGGCCGCACCTGCCGTCCGCGCCGGGATCGAGAAGGTGGTCAAGGACCTGGGAGCGGACCCCGTCGTGGACCAGGTCACCAGCCCCTACAACGAGATGATCGACGGGCTGATCAGCGACGACCAACGCGTCGCGATGGTCCAGCTGCAGCTCAAGGGCAGCATGGAGACCATCACCGACGCCGACCGTGAACGGCTCCTGGAACTGGGGGATCGGGTACAGGCGGACCTGCCGCCCGGTTCCGAACTGCACCTGGGTGGCCAGGCCTTCTCCATCGAGGTGCCGACGATGACCGCCACCGAGGGCCTCGGCCTGATCGTGGCGCTGGTCGTGCTCTTCGTGACCCTGGGCTCGATGATCGCCGCCGGCCTTCCGCTGCTCACCGCCGTGCTCGGCGTGGGCATCTCCATGGCGTTGATCATCCTGGCCGCCGGCCTGGCCGACGTGAACTCCACCACCCCGATGCTCGCCGTCATGCTCGGACTGGCCGTCGGGATCGACTACGCGCTGTTCATCCTGTCCCGGCACCGGGAACAACTGCGCGGCACGGACGAGAGCCCGGGTCTGGATCCGGAGGAGTCCACCGCGCAGGCCGTCGCCACTGCCGGTTCGGCCGTCGTCTTCGCGGGCCTGACCGTCTGCATCGCCCTGATCGGGCTGGGGCTGGCCAACATCCCCTTCCTCACTGTGATGGGGGCCTTCGCTGCCGTCGCCGTCGCGCTCGCCGTGGTGATCGCGCTCACCCTGCTGCCCGCCCTGATGGGCATGCTCGGCGAACGGATGCGGCCCCGGCAGAAGGCCGCGAAGAAGCAGCGCCCGGCCGCGCGTCGCAACATCTTCGACTGGTGGGTCCGGCTGGTCACCCGTGTCCCGGTGCTGACCGTGCTGCTGGTCACCGTCGGCCTGGGAGCCCTCAGCGTCCCCGCCGCGAACCTGCAGATGAGCCTGCCCAATTCCGGCCAGCAGAGTGCCGGCTCCCCGGCCCGCGTGGAGTACGACCTGGTGGCGAAGCACTTCGGCCCCGGCTTCAACGGGCCGCTGATCGTCACCGCGGACATCCTGGCCAGCAATGACCCGATGGGTCTGATGAACAAGCTCAAGGCGGACATCGAGGCCACCCCCGGGGTGGAGAAGGTGCTGCTGGCCGTCCCCAACCGCAATGCCGACACCGGCTTCGTGCAGGTCATCCCCACCACCGCCCCCGACGACCCGGCCACCGCGGAGCTCGTGCAGAGGCTGGTGGACAAGCACGAGACGTGGCTGACCACACCCGGTGTGGAGACCGCCATCACCGGCTCCACCGCCATCCAGATCGACGTCTCCCAGCGGCTCGCCAATGCCCTGCTGCCCTTCGGCATCTTCGTCGTCGGCCTGAGCTTCGTGCTGCTGATGATGGTCTTCCGCTCCGTCTGGGTGCCGGTCAAGGCCACCATCGGGTACCTGCTCAGCGTCGGGGCCGCCTTCGGCGCCACCCAGTTGGTCTTCAACGAGGGTATCGGCGCCCAGGTGATCAACCTGGAGAAGGCAGCGCCGATCATCAGCTTCATGCCGATCGTCATCATGGGCATCCTGTTCGGTCTCGCGATGGACTACGAGGTCTTCCTGGTCAGCCGGATGCGCGAGGACTACGTGCACGCCCTGCGTCGCGATCCCGGGTTGGACAAGCACGTCGCCGCCCGGCAGGCCATCCTGTCCGGCTTCCGCGGCTCAGCGCCCGTCGTCACTGCGGCGGCGGTCATCATGTTCGCCGTCTTCGCCTTCTTCGTCCCGGAGGGCATGGGACCCATCAAGCAGATCGCCTTCGGTCTGGCGTTGGGGGTGGCCGTCGATGCCTTCCTGGTGCGGATGACCCTGGTTCCCGCCGTGCTGCAACTGCTGGGTGCCCGCGCCTGGTGGCTGCCGCGCTGGCTGGACAAGGCGTTGCCCGTGCTCGACGTCGAGGGCGAGGCCCTGCACCGTGAACTGGAACTGTCAGATTGGCCGACGCCGGAACACACCGAGGCCCTGCACGCGGAGGACCTGCGCATCGAGGGCATCGTCGGGGCCACCAGCCTGCACCTGGACCCCGGTCAGGTGGCCGTCATCCAGGGCGACTCCTACCCGCGTCGCGCCCTGATGCTTGCGCTGTCCGGGCGGCTCGATGCCACCGATGGCCGCGCCCGCATCGCGGGCCACCTGCTGCCCGGCCGCGCCGCCGACGTCCGCCAGGCCACCTGCTTCCTGCAGGCCAACAGCGCCTCCGGGCTGCGCCATGACCTGGCCGCGGCACTGCGGCGCAACCCCCGCGTGGTCTTCGTCGAGGGCGCCGACGCCCTGGCCGGCCCGGACCTCGCCGCGCTGGACGAGGCCATCGCCGCGATCCCCGAGGCTGCCTTCGTCCTGGGCCTGCACGACCGCGATGCCGTCGCCCGCTGGAAGCCGCAGCGCACCATCATCCTGGACACGGGCTCCGAGCCCGCTGTCACGCCAGCCCGCCAGCTCGTCGAGAGCAAGTGA
- a CDS encoding TetR/AcrR family transcriptional regulator: MSTPTTARRAATRERLVEAAIGVIAHKGVLGASVEEICEAADFTRGAFYSNFDSKDELCIAVLEHLCERHLTAARNAIQAMNDQMDLPERISSTLRAFIAAAGEDANTILVMSELRLHAAREAALRDAFNAFEASVTPLFADLVGDGLRSAGLRLTVTTDEAISLLHAVYDQTALDQLIRGEQPASPVAVEQLGLVLRAMIAPAG, encoded by the coding sequence GTGAGCACCCCCACCACCGCGCGACGAGCGGCCACCCGTGAACGCCTGGTGGAGGCAGCCATCGGAGTGATCGCCCACAAGGGCGTGCTGGGTGCCAGCGTCGAGGAGATCTGCGAGGCGGCGGACTTCACTCGGGGCGCCTTCTACTCCAACTTCGACTCCAAGGACGAGCTCTGCATCGCCGTCCTGGAACACCTGTGCGAACGGCACCTGACCGCCGCCCGCAACGCCATCCAGGCGATGAATGACCAGATGGACCTGCCGGAACGGATCTCCAGCACGCTGCGCGCCTTCATCGCCGCGGCCGGGGAGGACGCCAACACCATCCTCGTGATGAGTGAACTGAGGCTGCATGCGGCCCGCGAGGCCGCGCTCCGGGATGCCTTCAATGCCTTCGAGGCCTCCGTGACGCCGCTCTTCGCGGACCTGGTGGGCGACGGCCTGCGTTCGGCCGGGCTGCGGCTGACCGTCACCACCGACGAGGCGATCAGCCTCCTGCACGCCGTCTATGACCAGACGGCACTGGACCAGCTGATCCGCGGCGAACAGCCGGCCTCCCCCGTGGCGGTCGAGCAACTCGGGCTCGTCCTGCGCGCCATGATCGCGCCCGCCGGCTGA
- a CDS encoding phosphatidylinositol-specific phospholipase C domain-containing protein codes for MGLLRGVEPTLAASSHPHLAPAPRRPATPAPVLGQEWMGALDPSLRLDALTIPGSHNSGATRGGRWVACQSRPIRAQLDAGVRYLDIRVRHHHGVFRIHHNQWFQQLTLDEVLDSCQDFLRAHPTESVLLCLTQEYSRSDAAELARTWVGLRRRFAGLLRESRRVPTLAQARGRVVVVTRSAGFAGLDHRTWQVSDDWRIETDRIWAQRKWPGITDHLRRARAARGDGRMWSCHASSNGVRLTPADAARRLEPLLARHFNELPARGDGLLPERNGIVLLDFVTNEQAQQLWSRNL; via the coding sequence ATGGGCCTGCTGCGTGGTGTCGAACCGACTCTCGCGGCTTCCTCCCACCCCCACCTCGCCCCAGCACCGCGCCGGCCGGCCACACCGGCGCCGGTGCTGGGTCAGGAGTGGATGGGGGCCCTGGACCCGTCCCTGCGGCTCGATGCGCTGACCATCCCCGGGAGCCACAACTCGGGCGCCACTCGCGGTGGACGCTGGGTGGCCTGCCAGTCGCGGCCCATCCGCGCCCAACTCGACGCGGGGGTCCGCTACCTGGACATCCGGGTGCGCCACCACCACGGCGTCTTCCGGATCCACCACAACCAGTGGTTCCAGCAACTCACCCTCGACGAGGTGCTGGACAGCTGTCAGGACTTCCTGCGGGCCCACCCCACCGAGAGCGTGCTGCTCTGCCTCACCCAGGAGTACTCGCGAAGCGATGCCGCCGAGCTGGCGCGGACCTGGGTGGGCCTGCGGCGCCGCTTTGCCGGCCTGCTGCGTGAGTCCCGACGGGTGCCGACACTGGCGCAGGCCCGCGGACGCGTGGTGGTGGTCACCCGCAGCGCCGGCTTCGCCGGGCTGGACCATCGCACCTGGCAGGTGAGCGACGACTGGCGGATCGAAACCGACCGGATCTGGGCGCAGCGCAAGTGGCCCGGCATCACCGACCACCTGCGTCGCGCCCGGGCAGCCCGCGGCGACGGCCGGATGTGGAGCTGTCACGCGTCGTCGAATGGCGTACGGCTGACTCCCGCGGATGCCGCGAGACGCCTCGAACCCCTGCTGGCGAGGCATTTCAATGAGCTGCCCGCCCGCGGCGACGGCCTGCTCCCGGAGCGCAATGGCATCGTGCTGCTGGACTTCGTCACGAATGAACAGGCCCAGCAGCTGTGGAGCCGCAACCTGTGA
- a CDS encoding EamA family transporter, translating into MPRRDVGLATLVILVWGVNFVAAKIAMESLDPLLMAALRFALVALPAVFFVSRPRMGFWPVLASGLTMGALQFGLLYTGMVLGMPAGLASLVLQVQTLFTVVIAAMVLRERPDRAQVVGILIGLLGMAVVGAQYVAGAPALPFLLCIAAAASWACGNVITRRHPPRSGFSLVVWSALVPPIPLLLASFWLEGSPASAWAAVEQVSLRSLGGLAFIAYGASMLGYGIWNLLLSRHSAATVAPWSMFVPVIGAGAAWLYDGEVPTPLGVLGAAITVVGVLLALGVGNRALRSRQDRPDPTPHTEPPGM; encoded by the coding sequence ATGCCACGACGCGATGTGGGGCTGGCGACGCTGGTGATCCTGGTGTGGGGCGTGAACTTCGTCGCCGCCAAGATCGCGATGGAAAGCTTGGATCCCTTGTTGATGGCGGCGCTGCGCTTCGCGCTGGTGGCCCTGCCGGCGGTCTTCTTCGTGTCACGACCGCGGATGGGCTTCTGGCCGGTCCTGGCCTCCGGGCTGACGATGGGCGCCCTGCAGTTCGGGCTGCTGTACACCGGCATGGTGCTGGGGATGCCCGCCGGCCTGGCATCGCTGGTGCTGCAGGTGCAGACCCTGTTCACGGTGGTGATCGCGGCGATGGTGCTGCGCGAGCGCCCGGACCGCGCCCAGGTGGTGGGCATCCTGATCGGCCTGCTGGGGATGGCCGTGGTCGGGGCACAGTACGTGGCCGGGGCGCCCGCCCTGCCCTTCCTGCTGTGCATCGCCGCGGCCGCCAGCTGGGCGTGCGGGAATGTCATCACCCGTCGCCATCCACCGCGCAGCGGTTTCTCCCTGGTGGTGTGGTCGGCCCTGGTGCCGCCGATCCCACTGCTGCTGGCCTCCTTCTGGTTGGAGGGGAGTCCCGCGAGCGCGTGGGCCGCAGTCGAGCAGGTCAGCCTGCGCTCGCTGGGTGGGCTGGCCTTCATTGCCTATGGAGCTTCCATGCTGGGCTATGGCATCTGGAACCTGTTGCTGAGCAGGCATTCCGCCGCCACCGTTGCGCCGTGGTCGATGTTCGTGCCGGTGATCGGCGCCGGTGCTGCCTGGCTCTACGACGGGGAGGTGCCCACGCCTCTGGGGGTGCTGGGTGCCGCGATCACCGTCGTCGGTGTGCTGCTGGCGCTGGGCGTCGGCAACCGAGCCCTGCGGTCCAGGCAGGACCGCCCGGACCCGACGCCTCACACCGAGCCACCCGGCATGTGA
- a CDS encoding HAD family hydrolase: MTSSVIFDMDDTLLATREVKWAHHRQVARDHYGIELTDEVLGRHWGEPFDQMIGHLYQHSASVDQMRAANQASAHLFPKQAIPGAVDVVTHLLDRGLTVGVLTSMNTANALVDLSRCGFPMNLLAFVQGADETPHHKPDPRVFTPALETLHAMGITEVTYVGDALIDERAAVGAGLRFVAVTTGLFAAEAFGESPVIGSLVDLPALV, encoded by the coding sequence ATGACCTCCTCTGTGATCTTCGACATGGATGACACCCTGCTGGCCACCCGGGAGGTCAAGTGGGCCCACCACAGGCAGGTGGCCCGGGACCACTACGGCATCGAGCTGACCGACGAGGTGCTGGGGCGGCACTGGGGCGAACCCTTCGACCAGATGATCGGACACCTCTACCAGCACAGTGCGTCGGTCGACCAGATGCGGGCCGCGAACCAGGCCAGCGCCCATCTCTTCCCCAAGCAGGCCATCCCGGGCGCCGTCGACGTCGTCACCCATCTCCTGGACCGAGGCCTCACCGTCGGCGTCCTCACCTCGATGAACACCGCCAATGCCCTGGTGGACCTGAGCCGCTGCGGCTTCCCGATGAACCTGTTGGCCTTCGTCCAGGGCGCCGACGAGACCCCACACCACAAGCCCGACCCTCGCGTCTTCACGCCCGCCCTGGAGACACTGCACGCCATGGGCATCACCGAGGTCACCTATGTGGGGGACGCCCTGATCGACGAACGGGCCGCGGTGGGCGCCGGCCTGCGCTTCGTCGCCGTGACCACGGGCCTGTTCGCCGCCGAAGCCTTCGGGGAATCTCCCGTCATCGGCTCCCTGGTGGACCTGCCGGCACTGGTGTGA
- a CDS encoding DUF6394 family protein, giving the protein MEKVVFGFFVLLSATLNFGFFVGDMGNPRLHNVYELYAAVVVNLIATVLKFGDRTQIGAIHLATSLVAVIQLVAAAGVYIWASQASAHGMTTESISSVVSLSGGALLANFVSLVLLVIETASYRRR; this is encoded by the coding sequence ATGGAGAAAGTGGTCTTCGGATTCTTCGTCCTGCTCTCGGCGACGCTGAACTTCGGCTTCTTCGTCGGGGACATGGGCAATCCGCGCCTGCACAATGTCTACGAGTTGTACGCGGCAGTGGTGGTCAACCTGATTGCCACGGTGCTGAAGTTTGGCGACCGCACGCAGATCGGTGCCATACACCTTGCCACCTCACTGGTTGCGGTGATCCAGCTCGTTGCCGCGGCCGGCGTCTACATCTGGGCCAGCCAGGCCTCCGCGCACGGCATGACCACCGAGTCCATCTCGTCGGTGGTCTCGCTGTCCGGCGGAGCCCTGCTCGCGAACTTCGTCTCCTTGGTGCTGCTGGTCATCGAGACGGCTTCCTACCGGCGTCGCTGA